One segment of Scomber scombrus chromosome 3, fScoSco1.1, whole genome shotgun sequence DNA contains the following:
- the LOC134006268 gene encoding uncharacterized protein LOC134006268, producing the protein MIILQELSIAPQIQRNYYWLVKFRRFIHHTPTFKISNISWTQIRNNANKCGYNSAPTNKPGFIYNNNVLNHRARVYISPTNKQEFIYNNNVLNHRARVYICDNDDIHRNHWIDTISTIPQCRDEDCHCNGGECIFSGTLGRCYCHCQESVYGDSCSFGGNTTSANIDTGKLPTRQANVTLRINIPFEDAFYNLNSHQSVTFTNKLKKELEALCKEADPQAFKKVEIKNLTQGSVIAESIAEYVYLNNETQIQFVNTELDGVLTNILNDTNNLNKISQAFGDAKVQLNVLNFQPPYIKNVTDLEPFVNCSQFAYYTAETIDGQWQCFGPCQTKPDYCHQHGKCINDIHKGPICQDTSTTSSSTENNANKCGYNSAPTNKPGFIYNNNVLDHRARVYICDNDDTHRNH; encoded by the exons ATGATCATTCTACAGGAACTATCGATAGCTCCACAAATTCAGAG GAACTATTACTGGCTCGTCAAATTCAGACGCTTCATCCACCACACTCCCACCTTTAAAATCTCAAACATCTCCTGGACACAAATCAGAAACAACGCCAACAAATGTGGATACAACTCAGCTCCCACTAACAAGCCAGGGTTCATCTACAACAATAATGTCCTCAACCACAGAGCCAGAGTCTACATCT CTCCCACTAACAAGCAAGAATTCATCTACAACAACAATGTCCTCAACCACAGAGCCAGAGTCTACATCTGTGACAATGATGACATCCACAGGAACCACTGGATCGATA CAATATCTACAATTCCTCAGTGCAGAGATGAGGACTGTCACTGTAACGGAGGAGAGTGTATATTCAGTGGGACACTGGGCAGATGTTATTGCCACTGTCAAGAGTCAGTCTATGGAGACTCCTGTTCTTTTGGAGGGAACACGACATCTGCTAATATTG aTACTGGGAAATTACCAACTCGACAGGCAAATGTTACATTGAGAATCAACATACCATTTGAAGAtgctttttataatttaaactCACATCAGTCAGTAACCTTCaccaacaaattaaaaaaggag CTTGAAGCCCTGTGCAAAGAAGCGGATCCTCAAGCCTTTAAAAAAGTAGAAATCAAAAATTTAAC ACAAGGAAGTGTTATTGCTGAGAGCATAGCGGAGTACGTCTATCTGAACAATGAAACGCAAATCCAGTTTGTCAACACTGAGCTAGATGGGGTGTTGACCAACATCTTGAATGACACAAATAACCTCAATAAGATTTCTCAGGCCTTTGGTGATGCCAAAGTACAGTTAAATGTACTCAACTTCCAGCCACCTTACATTAAAA ATGTCACAGACTTGGAGCCATTTGTTAACTGCAGTCAGTTTGCTTATTACACTGCTGAGACTATTGATGGACAATGGCAGTGTTTTGGACCTTGCCAAACAAAACCTGATTATTGTCATCAACATGGGAAATGTATTAATGACATTCACAAGGGGCCAATCTGCCAGGACACTTCTACAACATCATCATCCACAGA AAACAACGCCAACAAATGTGGATACAACTCAGCTCCCACTAACAAGCCAGGATTCATCTACAACAATAATGTCCTCGACCACAGAGCCAGAGTCTACATCTGTGACAATGATGACACCCACAGGAATCACTGA